A single Paratractidigestivibacter faecalis DNA region contains:
- the rnd gene encoding ribonuclease D, translating into MYIATQGELEDFCREAAGERVIAVDTEFLREKTYYPKLCLVQVRAGEKIAAIDPILIGDLAPLARIFEDPEVTKVFHACSQDLEVIQSGMGCTCRSVFDTQLAAAFLGLRQQISYGSLVESYCDVHLAKAESLTDWSRRPLDPEQLTYAEDDVRYLPGIYERMVSELIERDRLAWVAPEMEALTDPAHVTRAPEEAYLRLKRSGSLTRRQLAIAREACAWRERLAASRDVPRKWVLSDEVIVEVCKRVPRGTDRLRRIRGTEQLSPRDAEELVAAVSRGVACPAGECPQVQRHVRPSAETESVIDLMYAMLRVISEKTGVATQLIATRDDLQDFVTNRGKSRLSTSWRWELAGSTLARLLDGEVGLTVKDGRIEML; encoded by the coding sequence GTGTACATAGCAACCCAAGGGGAGCTCGAAGATTTCTGCCGCGAGGCCGCCGGCGAGCGCGTCATTGCCGTCGACACCGAGTTTCTCCGCGAGAAGACCTACTACCCCAAGCTGTGCCTCGTCCAGGTGAGGGCCGGCGAGAAGATCGCCGCCATCGACCCCATCCTCATTGGCGACCTCGCCCCTCTGGCGAGGATCTTCGAGGACCCCGAGGTCACCAAGGTCTTCCACGCGTGCAGCCAGGACCTGGAGGTCATCCAGTCGGGCATGGGCTGCACCTGCCGCTCGGTCTTTGACACCCAGCTCGCGGCCGCCTTCCTCGGCCTGCGCCAGCAGATCAGCTACGGCTCCCTGGTGGAGTCCTACTGCGACGTGCACCTTGCCAAGGCCGAGTCCCTGACGGACTGGTCGCGCCGCCCGCTCGACCCCGAGCAGCTCACCTATGCTGAGGACGACGTGCGCTACCTCCCCGGCATCTACGAGCGCATGGTCTCCGAGCTCATCGAGCGCGACCGCCTTGCCTGGGTGGCGCCCGAGATGGAGGCCCTGACCGACCCCGCCCACGTGACGCGCGCCCCCGAGGAGGCCTACCTGCGCCTCAAGCGCTCCGGCTCCCTCACCCGCCGCCAGCTGGCCATCGCCCGCGAGGCCTGCGCCTGGCGCGAGCGCCTCGCCGCCTCTCGCGACGTCCCCCGCAAGTGGGTGCTCTCCGACGAGGTCATCGTCGAGGTCTGCAAGCGCGTCCCGCGCGGCACCGACCGCCTGCGCCGCATCCGCGGCACCGAGCAGCTCTCGCCGCGCGACGCCGAGGAGCTCGTGGCCGCCGTCTCGCGCGGCGTGGCCTGCCCCGCGGGCGAGTGCCCCCAGGTCCAGCGCCACGTGCGCCCCTCCGCAGAGACGGAGAGCGTCATCGACCTCATGTACGCCATGCTGCGCGTGATCTCCGAGAAGACCGGCGTGGCCACCCAGCTCATCGCCACCAGGGACGACCTGCAGGACTTCGTGACCAACCGCGGAAAGTCGCGCCTCTCGACCTCCTGGCGCTGGGAGCTTGCCGGCTCCACGCTGGCGCGCTTGCTCGACGGCGAGGTCGGCCTCACGGTCAAGGACGGCCGCATAGAGATGCTCTAG
- a CDS encoding diacylglycerol/lipid kinase family protein, whose amino-acid sequence MRTLIIHNPKSGFGSDAVYQFQRSVVRPGDECVFRLLKDDFDPREAVRDATDFDVVVASGGDGTVSGVMHALAGTGVPVCAFPSGTANLFNANLGNTPEPQSLARACRMGQVADLDLGSLNWVDVDGASHECGFALMSGTGYDAQLMQAALPNKALMGEAAYYAAALANPRPDVVGFRITVDGQTYEREGIMCLVANAAMIQGDVQIVPDCHMDDGALDVIVVEVGSVAQLAGPVLFALLDREGNKIGRPHIESFHGADIVVECSKPVPIEVDGDSQPALVTRYEAHALPGVARVVVDSMSPYGQRAEQASRFGGTDDVAFPK is encoded by the coding sequence GTGCGCACGCTCATCATTCATAATCCAAAATCCGGCTTTGGCTCGGACGCCGTCTACCAGTTCCAGCGCTCCGTCGTGAGGCCGGGGGACGAGTGCGTCTTCCGGCTGCTGAAGGACGACTTCGACCCCAGGGAGGCCGTGCGCGACGCGACGGACTTCGACGTGGTGGTGGCCTCAGGTGGAGACGGCACGGTGAGCGGCGTCATGCACGCGCTTGCGGGCACGGGGGTTCCGGTGTGCGCCTTTCCCTCCGGAACGGCCAACCTCTTCAACGCCAACCTGGGAAACACGCCCGAGCCGCAGTCGCTCGCGCGCGCCTGCCGCATGGGCCAGGTGGCCGACCTCGACCTGGGATCTCTCAACTGGGTTGACGTTGACGGCGCCTCCCACGAGTGCGGCTTTGCCCTCATGAGCGGCACGGGATACGACGCCCAGCTCATGCAGGCGGCCCTTCCCAACAAGGCGCTCATGGGCGAGGCGGCCTACTACGCCGCGGCCCTTGCCAACCCGCGCCCGGACGTCGTGGGCTTCCGCATCACCGTGGACGGCCAGACCTACGAGCGCGAGGGCATCATGTGCCTGGTGGCAAACGCCGCCATGATCCAGGGGGACGTGCAGATCGTGCCGGACTGCCACATGGACGACGGCGCGCTCGACGTCATAGTGGTAGAGGTCGGCAGCGTGGCCCAGCTCGCGGGCCCGGTGCTCTTTGCGCTCCTGGACCGCGAGGGCAACAAGATCGGGCGCCCGCACATCGAGAGCTTCCACGGCGCGGACATCGTGGTGGAGTGCTCGAAGCCCGTGCCCATCGAGGTGGACGGAGACTCGCAGCCCGCCCTGGTCACGCGCTACGAGGCCCACGCCCTGCCCGGGGTGGCCCGCGTGGTGGTGGACTCCATGAGCCCCTACGGCCAGCGCGCCGAGCAGGCCTCCCGCTTCGGCGGCACCGACGACGTGGCGTTTCCCAAGTAG
- a CDS encoding Gfo/Idh/MocA family protein has protein sequence MGMVRFATIGTSKICERFLDALSREPRAALTGCYSRSGQKAREFADAHGAGLAFDSLGELAACPEVDAVYVSSPNALHVSQAKVLVAAGKHVLVEKSLGANEREAAGLFRAADETGVVAMEAMRNLHTPGFAAIEREVAALGQVRLAQMSFSKVTSRIARLRAGERLNIFDPRMAAGALCDMGVYTVAPVVALFGRPERVAACGVTTRVPGTADDDQFNTIDLAGSISLGYPEAAVALSYGKLSDDQLSCQVQGEKATLVWDHVEAPENLRVFDHEDKGMVFRQEAREGRPVEVAPCPANDMACEIADFVDAVLGEKGTAQMVARFRQVTLDTAHVMDEARRQLGVTFPADLA, from the coding sequence ATGGGCATGGTGAGGTTTGCGACCATCGGCACGAGCAAGATCTGCGAGAGGTTCCTGGACGCCCTTTCCAGGGAGCCCCGGGCCGCGCTGACGGGCTGCTACTCCAGGAGCGGCCAGAAGGCCCGCGAGTTTGCCGACGCCCATGGCGCCGGGCTGGCCTTTGACTCGCTCGGGGAGCTCGCCGCCTGCCCCGAGGTGGATGCCGTCTACGTCTCAAGCCCCAACGCGCTGCACGTCAGCCAGGCCAAGGTCCTCGTGGCCGCCGGGAAGCACGTCCTGGTGGAGAAGTCCCTCGGCGCCAACGAGCGCGAGGCAGCCGGGCTCTTCCGTGCCGCCGACGAGACCGGCGTCGTGGCAATGGAGGCCATGCGCAACCTCCATACGCCCGGCTTTGCCGCCATCGAGCGCGAGGTCGCTGCCCTGGGGCAGGTCCGCCTGGCCCAGATGTCCTTCTCCAAGGTGACGAGCCGCATCGCCCGACTCCGGGCGGGGGAGCGCCTCAACATCTTTGACCCCCGCATGGCCGCGGGGGCCCTGTGCGACATGGGCGTCTATACGGTCGCCCCCGTGGTGGCGCTCTTCGGCCGCCCCGAGCGCGTGGCCGCCTGCGGCGTCACCACGCGCGTGCCCGGCACGGCGGACGACGACCAGTTCAACACCATCGACCTGGCCGGAAGCATCTCCCTGGGCTACCCCGAGGCCGCGGTGGCGCTCTCCTACGGCAAGCTCTCCGACGACCAGCTTTCCTGCCAGGTGCAGGGCGAGAAGGCCACCCTGGTCTGGGACCACGTCGAGGCGCCGGAGAACCTGCGCGTCTTTGACCACGAGGACAAGGGGATGGTGTTTCGCCAGGAGGCCCGCGAGGGCCGTCCCGTCGAGGTGGCGCCCTGCCCCGCCAACGACATGGCCTGCGAGATCGCCGACTTCGTTGACGCCGTCCTGGGCGAGAAGGGCACCGCGCAGATGGTGGCCCGCTTCCGCCAGGTCACGCTCGACACCGCCCACGTCATGGACGAGGCCCGTCGCCAGCTCGGCGTCACCTTCCCGGCTGACCTGGCCTAG
- a CDS encoding acyl-[acyl-carrier-protein] thioesterase: MYSFDGRVRYSECDEDGRLSLVSMMNYLQDCSTFHSEATGVGLGWLGEQGLGWILGSWLIEIDELPRFAEKIRTSTWCYSLKGLHAQRCFSIEDSTGRPVVRADSQWFLFDRNAGKVCRIPDSQRVYLSDEPRADLPAMERKIKVEGEGRQASPIQVSEQHLDTNRHVNNAQYVMFALDALAELGHALDVHRIAVQYRTMAWLGDKVHPSVHPCEGGFAVELTDGADVTYAVVKLQEA, from the coding sequence ATGTACTCATTTGACGGTCGCGTGCGCTACAGCGAGTGCGACGAGGACGGGCGCCTGAGCCTTGTCTCCATGATGAACTACCTGCAGGACTGCTCGACCTTCCACTCGGAGGCGACGGGGGTCGGGCTTGGCTGGCTGGGCGAGCAGGGCCTTGGCTGGATCTTGGGCAGCTGGCTCATAGAGATCGACGAACTCCCCCGCTTTGCCGAGAAGATCCGCACGAGCACCTGGTGCTACAGCCTCAAGGGCCTGCACGCCCAGCGCTGCTTCTCCATCGAGGACTCCACGGGCCGCCCGGTCGTCCGCGCGGACTCGCAGTGGTTTCTCTTTGACCGCAACGCCGGCAAGGTCTGCCGCATCCCTGACTCCCAGCGCGTCTACCTCAGCGACGAGCCCCGTGCGGACCTGCCTGCCATGGAGCGCAAGATCAAGGTGGAGGGCGAGGGCAGGCAGGCCTCGCCCATCCAGGTGAGCGAGCAGCACCTGGACACCAACCGTCACGTCAACAACGCGCAGTACGTCATGTTTGCCCTGGACGCCCTCGCCGAGCTCGGGCATGCCCTTGACGTGCACCGCATTGCCGTCCAGTACCGCACCATGGCCTGGCTCGGCGACAAGGTCCACCCCTCGGTGCACCCCTGCGAGGGCGGCTTTGCCGTGGAGCTCACCGACGGCGCGGACGTCACGTACGCCGTCGTCAAGCTGCAGGAGGCGTGA
- a CDS encoding (deoxy)nucleoside triphosphate pyrophosphohydrolase — MRTVRVAAAIIKSDQGILACRRADAQGDGGWEFPGGKVEEGESAEAVCRREVAEELGCRLQLAWPYDVVEADYPDFHLVMECFACTLEPEEEPVATPGVHSELRWVDRDGLMGIDWLPADRTLAQSLGMNWDAAFGAEFL, encoded by the coding sequence ATGAGGACCGTTCGCGTGGCCGCCGCCATCATCAAGTCCGACCAGGGGATTCTGGCCTGCAGGAGGGCCGACGCCCAGGGAGACGGCGGCTGGGAGTTTCCCGGTGGCAAGGTCGAGGAGGGCGAGTCCGCGGAGGCAGTCTGCCGCCGCGAGGTGGCCGAGGAACTCGGCTGCCGCCTGCAGCTCGCGTGGCCCTACGACGTCGTGGAGGCCGACTACCCGGACTTCCACCTGGTCATGGAGTGCTTCGCCTGCACGCTCGAGCCGGAAGAGGAGCCCGTGGCAACGCCCGGCGTCCACTCCGAGCTGCGCTGGGTCGACCGAGACGGCCTCATGGGCATTGACTGGCTGCCCGCCGACCGTACCCTTGCCCAGAGTCTGGGCATGAACTGGGACGCCGCATTTGGCGCGGAGTTCCTCTAG
- the thyA gene encoding thymidylate synthase, with protein MSKADKIFVAMCEDIINNGTTTEGQKVRPHWEDGSAAYTIKQFGVCNRYDLREEFPALTLRRTALKSAMDEVLWIYQRKSNNIHDLKSHIWDEWADEAGSIGKAYGYQIGVKSHYPEGDFDQMDKVLYDLRNTPFSRRIMTNTYVFADLSEMNLYPCAYSVTYNVTQRADDERPTLNMVLNQRSQDVLAANNWNVCQYAILLMMVAQTVGMVPGQLVHMIADAHIYDRHVDIVRELISRPQHPAPRVSLNPEVTDFYAFTTDDLLVEGYEHGPQVKNIPIAV; from the coding sequence ATGAGCAAGGCAGACAAGATCTTTGTCGCCATGTGCGAGGACATCATCAACAACGGAACCACCACCGAGGGGCAGAAGGTCCGCCCGCACTGGGAGGACGGCAGCGCCGCCTACACCATCAAACAGTTTGGCGTCTGCAACCGCTATGACCTGCGCGAGGAGTTTCCGGCCCTCACGCTGCGCCGCACGGCCCTGAAGTCCGCCATGGACGAGGTGCTCTGGATCTACCAGAGGAAGTCCAACAACATCCACGACCTCAAGAGCCACATCTGGGACGAGTGGGCGGACGAGGCCGGCTCCATCGGCAAGGCCTACGGCTACCAGATCGGCGTGAAGTCCCACTACCCCGAGGGGGACTTCGACCAGATGGACAAGGTCCTCTACGACCTGCGCAATACGCCCTTCTCGCGCCGCATCATGACCAACACCTACGTCTTTGCGGACTTGAGCGAGATGAACCTCTATCCGTGCGCCTACTCGGTGACCTACAACGTCACCCAGCGCGCCGACGATGAGCGCCCAACGCTCAACATGGTGCTCAACCAGAGGAGCCAGGACGTGTTGGCGGCAAACAACTGGAACGTCTGCCAGTACGCCATCCTGCTCATGATGGTGGCCCAGACCGTGGGCATGGTGCCGGGCCAGCTCGTCCACATGATCGCCGACGCCCACATCTACGACCGCCACGTGGACATCGTCCGCGAGCTCATCTCGCGCCCGCAGCACCCCGCGCCACGCGTGAGCCTGAACCCCGAGGTCACCGACTTCTACGCCTTCACCACCGACGACCTGCTGGTGGAGGGTTACGAGCACGGCCCGCAGGTCAAGAACATCCCCATCGCCGTCTAG
- a CDS encoding dihydrofolate reductase, whose amino-acid sequence MDAIVSVTTDWAIGKDGGLLVPNRADMRRFVQLTRGCTVLMGRKTLESFPGGPLKGRRNVVVSRQEGYAPEGVEVFPTPEGALEATNADEKVWLIGGASIYQALLDKCERAYVTVNECVREADAWFPNLDESPDWEVEIRGERGVTEAGVPFEFVTYRHR is encoded by the coding sequence ATGGACGCAATAGTTTCAGTCACGACGGACTGGGCCATCGGCAAGGACGGGGGGCTCCTCGTGCCCAACCGCGCCGACATGCGCCGCTTCGTGCAGCTCACCCGCGGCTGCACCGTGCTCATGGGGAGAAAGACCCTCGAGAGCTTCCCGGGAGGGCCGCTCAAGGGCCGCCGCAACGTGGTGGTCTCGCGCCAGGAGGGCTACGCTCCGGAGGGGGTCGAGGTCTTCCCCACGCCGGAGGGGGCGCTTGAGGCCACGAACGCTGACGAGAAGGTCTGGCTCATCGGCGGCGCCTCCATCTACCAGGCGCTTCTCGACAAGTGCGAGCGTGCCTACGTCACCGTGAACGAGTGCGTGCGCGAGGCGGACGCGTGGTTTCCCAACCTGGACGAGAGCCCGGACTGGGAGGTCGAGATCCGCGGGGAGAGGGGCGTCACCGAGGCCGGCGTGCCGTTTGAGTTCGTGACCTACCGTCACAGATAG
- a CDS encoding aminoglycoside phosphotransferase family protein produces the protein MELSDSKVELVARKNKVVYQDGNRVVKVFNGTKPAGDVFNEALNVARIAETPIKHPHVLEVSQVADGSWALATEYVPGKTLAALMAEEGADFDALLEKFVDLQVAVQNTPAPALLSKQKEKVASMIGRVKELDPSVRYDLQMRADRMAAGKSVCHGDFNPTNVIVGDDGELYVCDWAHVTQGLPEADAAMTYILFNVEYPEKAEAYLDLYSKKADVPKQKIHYWVPVVAAAELSRNRKESEEFLKSWIDVANDYE, from the coding sequence ATGGAACTGTCTGATAGCAAGGTCGAGCTCGTCGCACGCAAGAACAAGGTCGTCTACCAGGACGGCAACCGCGTGGTCAAGGTGTTCAACGGCACCAAGCCCGCCGGCGACGTCTTCAACGAGGCCCTCAACGTGGCCCGCATCGCGGAGACGCCCATCAAGCACCCCCACGTGCTGGAGGTCTCCCAGGTGGCCGACGGCTCCTGGGCCCTGGCCACCGAGTACGTCCCCGGCAAGACCCTGGCGGCCCTCATGGCCGAGGAGGGCGCGGACTTCGACGCCCTTCTGGAGAAGTTCGTCGACCTGCAGGTGGCCGTCCAGAACACGCCGGCTCCCGCGCTTCTCTCCAAGCAGAAGGAGAAGGTCGCGTCCATGATCGGCCGCGTCAAGGAGCTTGACCCCTCCGTCCGCTACGACCTGCAGATGCGCGCCGACCGCATGGCCGCCGGCAAGTCCGTCTGCCACGGCGACTTCAACCCCACCAATGTCATCGTGGGTGACGACGGCGAGCTCTACGTCTGCGACTGGGCCCACGTCACCCAGGGCCTGCCCGAGGCCGACGCCGCCATGACCTACATCCTCTTCAACGTGGAGTACCCCGAGAAGGCCGAGGCCTACCTCGACCTCTACTCCAAGAAGGCCGACGTCCCCAAGCAGAAGATTCACTACTGGGTTCCCGTCGTGGCCGCGGCCGAGCTCTCCCGCAACCGCAAGGAGAGCGAGGAGTTCCTCAAGAGCTGGATCGACGTCGCAAACGACTACGAGTAG
- the adhE gene encoding bifunctional acetaldehyde-CoA/alcohol dehydrogenase, with product MAKKVQTTTIDSVEALQARLKEMRAAQAEFATFSQEQVDKIFYEAAMAANKQRIPLAKMAVEETGMGVMEDKVIKNHYAAEYIYNKYKDMKTCGVIEDDPAMGFKKVAEPMGIVAAVIPTTNPTSTAIFKCLLALKTRNAILISPHPRAKKCTAEAARIVRDAAEAAGAPKGIIDWIDVPSLELTNELMHDADIILATGGPGMVSAAYSSGKPALGVGPGNTPVIIDSTADVKLAVNSIIHSKTFDNGMICASEQSVTVLADVYDAVKAEFAARGCYFLKGDELDRVRKTVIINGSVNAKIVGQSAHTIAQIAGVEVPKSTKILIGEVESVDPSEEMAHEKLSPVLGMYKAKTFDEAIAKAERLVADGGYGHTSSLYVNVNEKEKIQKHYEAMKTCRILINTPSSQGGIGDLYNFKMAPSLTLGCGSWGGNSVSGNVGPQHLLNIKSVAERRENMLWFRTPEKIFFKKGCMPVALRELSEVYGKKRAFIVTDSFLYTSGFTKKIEASLDEQGITHTSFWSISPDPKLQDCLKGLELLRAFNPDCIIAIGGGSAMDAGKIMWTMYEHPEERFEDMAMDFMDIRKRVYKYPKSGTKAFFVAIPTSSGTGSEVTPFSIITDAETGTKWPLADYELMPNMAIVDTDNMMTQPKGLTSASGVDVLTHALEAYVSVMASDYTDGLALRAMKLVFEYLPRAYDNPNDVEARDHMANASCMAGIAFANAFLGVNHSMAHKLGAYHHIPHGWANAVILTRVMRYNAAERPTKMGTFPQYDHPKTLHRYAEAARFCGVTGKDDAEVFEKFLAKIEELKEHVGVHKTIAEFGVDEKYFLDTLDEMSENAFNDQCTGANPRYPLVSEIKSLYLDAYYGREASSYED from the coding sequence ATGGCTAAGAAGGTCCAGACCACCACCATCGACAGCGTCGAGGCGCTGCAGGCCCGCCTCAAGGAGATGCGAGCCGCGCAGGCCGAGTTCGCCACCTTCTCCCAGGAGCAGGTCGACAAGATCTTCTACGAGGCCGCCATGGCCGCCAACAAGCAGCGCATCCCCCTGGCCAAGATGGCCGTGGAGGAGACCGGCATGGGCGTCATGGAGGACAAGGTCATCAAGAACCACTACGCCGCTGAGTACATCTACAACAAGTACAAGGACATGAAGACCTGCGGCGTCATCGAGGACGACCCCGCCATGGGCTTCAAGAAGGTCGCCGAGCCCATGGGCATCGTGGCCGCCGTCATCCCGACCACCAACCCCACCTCCACCGCCATCTTCAAGTGCCTGCTGGCCCTGAAGACCCGCAACGCCATCCTCATCTCCCCGCACCCGCGCGCCAAGAAGTGCACCGCCGAGGCCGCCCGCATCGTCCGCGACGCCGCCGAGGCCGCCGGCGCCCCCAAGGGCATCATCGACTGGATTGACGTGCCGTCCCTGGAGCTCACCAACGAGCTGATGCACGACGCCGACATCATCCTGGCCACTGGTGGCCCGGGCATGGTCTCCGCCGCCTACTCCTCCGGCAAGCCCGCCCTGGGTGTCGGCCCCGGCAACACCCCGGTCATCATCGACTCCACCGCCGACGTCAAGCTGGCCGTCAACTCCATCATCCACTCCAAGACCTTCGACAACGGCATGATCTGTGCCTCCGAGCAGTCCGTGACCGTCCTCGCCGATGTCTACGACGCCGTCAAGGCCGAGTTCGCTGCCCGCGGCTGCTACTTCCTCAAGGGCGACGAGCTGGACCGCGTCCGCAAGACCGTGATCATCAACGGCTCCGTCAACGCCAAGATCGTCGGCCAGAGCGCTCACACCATCGCCCAGATCGCCGGCGTCGAGGTGCCCAAGAGCACCAAGATCCTCATCGGCGAGGTCGAGAGCGTTGACCCCTCCGAGGAGATGGCGCACGAGAAGCTCTCCCCGGTCCTGGGCATGTACAAGGCCAAGACCTTCGACGAGGCCATCGCCAAGGCGGAGCGCCTCGTCGCCGACGGCGGCTACGGCCACACCTCCTCCCTCTACGTCAACGTCAATGAGAAGGAGAAGATCCAGAAGCACTACGAGGCCATGAAGACCTGCCGCATCCTCATCAACACCCCCTCCTCCCAGGGCGGCATCGGCGACCTCTACAACTTCAAGATGGCTCCCTCCCTCACGCTGGGCTGCGGCTCCTGGGGCGGCAACTCCGTCTCCGGCAACGTCGGCCCCCAGCACCTGCTCAACATCAAGTCCGTCGCAGAGAGGCGTGAGAACATGCTGTGGTTCCGTACCCCCGAGAAGATCTTCTTCAAGAAGGGCTGCATGCCCGTCGCCCTGCGCGAGCTCTCCGAGGTCTACGGCAAGAAGCGCGCCTTCATCGTGACCGACTCCTTCCTCTACACCTCCGGCTTCACCAAGAAGATCGAGGCGTCTCTTGACGAGCAGGGCATCACCCACACGAGCTTCTGGTCCATCTCGCCCGACCCCAAGCTGCAGGACTGCCTGAAGGGCCTGGAGCTGCTGCGCGCCTTCAACCCCGACTGCATCATCGCCATCGGCGGCGGCTCCGCCATGGACGCCGGCAAGATCATGTGGACCATGTACGAGCACCCCGAGGAGCGCTTCGAGGACATGGCCATGGACTTCATGGACATCCGCAAGCGCGTCTACAAGTACCCCAAGAGCGGCACCAAGGCCTTCTTCGTGGCCATCCCCACCTCCTCCGGCACCGGCTCCGAGGTGACGCCGTTCTCCATCATCACCGACGCCGAGACCGGCACCAAGTGGCCGCTGGCCGACTACGAGCTCATGCCCAACATGGCCATCGTCGACACCGACAACATGATGACCCAGCCCAAGGGCCTCACCTCCGCCTCCGGCGTCGACGTGCTCACCCACGCCCTCGAGGCCTACGTCTCCGTCATGGCCTCCGACTACACCGACGGCCTCGCCCTGCGCGCCATGAAGCTGGTCTTTGAGTACCTGCCGCGCGCCTACGACAACCCCAACGACGTCGAGGCCCGCGACCACATGGCCAACGCCTCCTGCATGGCCGGCATCGCCTTCGCCAACGCCTTCCTGGGCGTCAACCACTCCATGGCCCACAAGCTCGGCGCCTACCACCACATCCCGCACGGCTGGGCCAACGCGGTCATCCTCACCCGCGTCATGCGCTACAACGCCGCCGAGCGCCCGACCAAGATGGGCACCTTCCCGCAGTACGACCACCCCAAGACGCTGCACCGCTACGCCGAGGCCGCCCGCTTCTGCGGCGTGACCGGCAAGGACGACGCCGAGGTCTTCGAGAAGTTCCTGGCCAAGATTGAGGAGCTCAAGGAGCACGTGGGCGTCCACAAGACCATCGCCGAGTTCGGCGTTGACGAGAAGTACTTCCTGGACACCCTGGACGAGATGTCCGAGAACGCCTTCAACGACCAGTGCACCGGCGCCAACCCGCGCTACCCGCTCGTGTCCGAGATCAAGAGCCTCTACCTCGACGCCTACTACGGCCGCGAGGCCAGCTCCTACGAGGACTAG
- a CDS encoding PLP-dependent transferase encodes MGAPSNNAAQFGPLVAVAAGGPPLDRLAELAESMPAGEWRARSDAAQAVACYLACHPRVAAVRYPGLTSDPDYQRASSTLRCGFGPWVDVCPAGGEKPGWLRLDVTDADASAWVYRLEELLAER; translated from the coding sequence GTGGGCGCCCCATCGAACAACGCTGCTCAGTTCGGGCCGCTCGTGGCAGTCGCCGCGGGCGGCCCGCCGCTTGACCGGCTGGCCGAGCTCGCCGAGTCCATGCCGGCGGGGGAGTGGCGCGCCCGCTCCGACGCTGCCCAAGCCGTGGCCTGCTACCTCGCCTGCCATCCGCGCGTGGCCGCCGTGCGCTACCCCGGCCTCACGTCCGACCCTGACTACCAGCGCGCCTCATCCACGCTGCGCTGCGGCTTTGGCCCGTGGGTTGACGTCTGCCCTGCGGGTGGCGAGAAGCCCGGCTGGCTCCGCCTCGACGTCACCGACGCAGACGCCTCCGCATGGGTCTACCGTCTGGAGGAACTTCTCGCCGAGCGGTAG